CCACTCCGCACCCCGGCGAGGTGCGAGAGCTGGCGGCGACGGAGCGGCGCGCATTGATGCTGCTCCACGCGCTGCGCTCCTTCTACGTGGCGCTGGGCGGTTTCGCGGCGGCGGCCTTCCTGTCGCTGATGGGCGCCGTGCTGACGCCGCTCTTCCCCGCCTCCATTGCCCTGCCGCTGGAGGTGGTGGCGCTGGTCGTGGGGCTGGTGGGGGTGGGTGGGCTGGTGAAGGGGACGCTGGTGCTCGTGCGTGAGACGAAAATTGCGGTGGACGTGCTCCAGGAGCGCGCCTCCGAGGCCCGCGCGCACCTCCGCTAGCGGATGGTTCCGGTGACTCGCCGCTGCTGGACGCTCGTCGCGCTCCTGCTGATCGCCCTGGTCGCTCCGTCGCGATCATCCGCGCA
The window above is part of the Longimicrobium sp. genome. Proteins encoded here:
- a CDS encoding DUF2721 domain-containing protein; the protein is MQAIPNPFAALTLIVAPAVLTNACSVLIMSTSNRLARAVDRARIMTAELEKATETGSTPHPGEVRELAATERRALMLLHALRSFYVALGGFAAAAFLSLMGAVLTPLFPASIALPLEVVALVVGLVGVGGLVKGTLVLVRETKIAVDVLQERASEARAHLR